In the Flavobacterium acetivorans genome, one interval contains:
- a CDS encoding UxaA family hydrolase — protein MKRLVIKMHPKDNVLVALTDLPKNEKVIFEEEIYILQDDIKAKHKFYINDLKKGDEVIMYGVLVGKVQCDLAKGSLMTTVNLKHAAEPYGYREVDFVWQSPDISKYKERTFNGYKRNDGRVGTANYWLFVPTVFCENRNLDVIKEALHNELGYSVTDKYTQYTHQLLEAYQNGADLAKVDLQLPATVNANRVFKNVDGIKFLNHQGGCGGTRQDSATLSALLASYANHPNVAGVTVLSLGCQHLQVQDFINDVKKQNPSFDKPLLVFEQQQSVSEEQLIADAIKQTFEGLIEINKLERIPAPLSDLCLGVKCGGSDGFSGVSANPAVGYTSDLLVALGGKVLLAEFPELCGVEQNLIDRCVTEESAKKFINLMQSYDELAHKVGSGFHMNPSPGNIKDGLITDAIKSAGAAKKGGTAPVVDVLDYTEPVVKPGLSLVCTPGNDVEATTGKAAAGATLILFTTGLGTPTGNPVCPVIKVATNSVLAKKMSDIIDIDCGPVISGEKTIEEMGEDILEYCIKVASGEIIPKAVQLNQDDFIPWKRGVSL, from the coding sequence GTGAAAAGATTGGTAATTAAAATGCACCCAAAAGATAATGTTTTGGTGGCATTAACAGATTTACCAAAAAATGAAAAAGTGATTTTTGAAGAAGAAATTTATATTCTTCAGGATGACATTAAAGCAAAGCATAAGTTCTATATAAACGATTTAAAGAAAGGGGATGAGGTAATCATGTACGGAGTTTTGGTCGGAAAAGTGCAATGTGATCTTGCCAAAGGCAGTTTGATGACAACAGTAAATCTAAAACATGCGGCTGAGCCTTATGGATATCGTGAGGTAGATTTTGTATGGCAATCTCCAGATATCTCCAAATACAAAGAACGAACTTTTAATGGGTATAAAAGAAATGACGGTCGTGTGGGAACGGCTAATTATTGGTTATTTGTTCCAACAGTATTTTGCGAAAACCGAAATCTGGATGTGATTAAGGAAGCATTGCATAATGAATTGGGTTATTCAGTAACGGATAAATATACACAATATACTCATCAGTTATTGGAAGCATATCAAAATGGAGCAGACCTAGCGAAAGTTGATTTACAATTGCCAGCTACTGTCAATGCCAATCGTGTATTTAAAAACGTTGACGGAATAAAATTTCTGAATCATCAGGGAGGATGTGGAGGAACCCGCCAGGATTCGGCAACTTTAAGTGCTTTGTTAGCTTCTTATGCCAATCATCCTAATGTAGCAGGCGTTACTGTTTTGAGTTTGGGATGTCAACATTTACAGGTGCAGGATTTTATAAATGATGTTAAAAAACAAAATCCTTCTTTTGATAAACCATTGCTTGTTTTTGAGCAACAGCAGTCAGTTAGTGAAGAGCAATTAATTGCCGATGCAATCAAACAGACTTTTGAAGGATTAATAGAAATAAATAAGTTAGAAAGAATTCCAGCTCCTTTGAGCGACTTGTGTTTGGGCGTTAAATGCGGAGGAAGCGATGGTTTTAGTGGTGTTTCGGCTAATCCTGCGGTGGGTTATACTTCTGATTTATTAGTGGCTTTGGGCGGTAAAGTATTATTGGCCGAGTTTCCCGAATTGTGCGGAGTCGAACAAAATTTGATTGACCGTTGTGTTACTGAAGAATCTGCGAAAAAATTTATCAATCTCATGCAGTCTTATGATGAATTGGCACATAAAGTAGGTTCCGGCTTTCACATGAATCCTTCTCCGGGAAACATCAAAGACGGCTTGATTACTGACGCCATCAAAAGTGCTGGTGCTGCCAAAAAAGGAGGAACCGCACCAGTGGTGGATGTATTGGATTATACAGAACCCGTTGTAAAACCGGGATTAAGTTTGGTTTGTACTCCGGGCAACGATGTGGAAGCTACAACTGGTAAGGCAGCAGCCGGAGCAACTTTAATTTTATTCACGACAGGTTTGGGAACGCCAACAGGAAATCCGGTTTGCCCGGTTATTAAGGTAGCGACCAACTCGGTTCTGGCCAAAAAAATGAGCGATATTATTGATATCGATTGTGGGCCGGTTATCAGTGGTGAAAAAACCATCGAAGAAATGGGAGAAGACATTCTGGAATATTGTATCAAAGTAGCCAGCGGTGAAATTATCCCTAAAGCAGTACAACTGAATCAAGATGATTTTATTCCTTGGAAACGAGGAGTCTCTTTATAA
- a CDS encoding AraC family transcriptional regulator translates to MKVEKTKITSYLNSSISVLSREEPFFQAPFHSHPELELVYIKESYGKRIVGNSVAPFESGDMVFLGSDIPHVWLNDEIYYQNINKLKAKAIVVYFNKDLFGPAFYELKEAQKINTLFNRGIRGLSINGKTNKLIAKKLEKLVLKKDFEVIIGLFEILSILSESTDLSFINNEAYTPINEQTKNDRLSDVFEYVNKNYKEDISLVEIAQIANLTPTSFCRMFKLKAKKSFVEHLNEIRVANACKFLIETDMGMSEIAYQCGYKTASNFNRLFKKLTRTTPKEYRKRAEN, encoded by the coding sequence ATGAAAGTTGAGAAAACAAAAATAACATCCTATCTAAACAGTTCCATTTCGGTCCTTTCTCGTGAAGAGCCCTTTTTTCAAGCTCCCTTTCATTCTCATCCTGAACTTGAATTAGTCTATATTAAAGAAAGCTATGGCAAAAGAATCGTAGGCAATTCAGTAGCTCCTTTTGAATCTGGTGACATGGTTTTTTTAGGTTCCGATATTCCTCATGTATGGCTTAATGACGAAATCTATTATCAAAACATAAACAAACTCAAAGCTAAAGCCATTGTCGTTTATTTTAATAAAGATTTGTTTGGACCTGCTTTTTATGAACTCAAAGAAGCACAAAAAATCAATACTCTTTTTAATCGAGGCATCAGAGGTTTATCCATAAATGGGAAAACAAACAAACTGATTGCTAAAAAACTAGAAAAGCTGGTTCTCAAAAAAGACTTTGAAGTTATCATTGGCCTTTTTGAAATTCTATCAATCTTATCTGAAAGTACTGATCTTAGTTTTATCAACAACGAAGCTTATACACCTATAAACGAACAAACCAAAAATGACCGTTTATCAGACGTTTTTGAATACGTAAATAAAAATTATAAAGAAGATATTTCTCTCGTTGAAATTGCCCAAATTGCGAACCTTACCCCTACCTCATTTTGTAGAATGTTTAAGCTAAAAGCTAAGAAAAGCTTTGTGGAACACCTCAACGAAATAAGAGTAGCCAATGCCTGTAAGTTCCTTATTGAAACCGATATGGGCATGTCTGAAATCGCCTATCAATGTGGTTACAAAACCGCTTCTAATTTCAACAGACTCTTTAAAAAACTAACTAGAACAACTCCTAAAGAATACCGAAAAAGGGCTGAAAATTAA
- a CDS encoding SDR family NAD(P)-dependent oxidoreductase — MFSLQNKIAVVTGGGSGIGKAISALFAKQGATVHILELTEESAKTAVDEITANGGKVVAHACNVANQQEVLATFEKIGNINILVNNAGIAHIGKVDTTSEADFDRIMNVNVKGVYNCLHAAIPQLRKSNGGVIVNMASIASWVGIPDRFAYSTAKGAVMAMTLSVAKDYIGENIRCNSISPARVHTPFVDGFISKTYPGKEAEMFEKLSKTQPIGRMAKPDEVAALALYLCSDEASFISGCDYPIDGGFIKLNN; from the coding sequence ATGTTTTCATTACAAAATAAAATAGCGGTGGTAACCGGAGGCGGCAGCGGGATAGGAAAAGCAATCTCAGCATTGTTTGCCAAACAAGGGGCAACGGTTCACATTCTGGAATTGACAGAAGAAAGCGCCAAAACTGCCGTTGACGAAATAACTGCCAATGGTGGAAAAGTGGTTGCACATGCCTGTAACGTGGCCAACCAACAGGAAGTATTGGCTACATTCGAGAAAATTGGCAACATTAATATTTTAGTTAACAATGCCGGAATTGCACATATTGGAAAAGTAGATACGACATCCGAAGCCGATTTTGATCGTATTATGAATGTAAATGTAAAAGGAGTTTACAACTGTTTGCATGCAGCTATTCCACAGTTAAGAAAAAGCAACGGAGGAGTTATTGTAAATATGGCTTCCATCGCCTCTTGGGTAGGAATTCCGGATCGATTTGCCTATTCTACAGCAAAAGGTGCTGTTATGGCAATGACATTATCGGTTGCCAAAGATTATATAGGAGAGAACATCCGTTGCAATTCGATTTCCCCGGCTAGGGTACATACGCCGTTTGTCGATGGATTTATTTCTAAAACTTATCCGGGAAAAGAAGCTGAAATGTTTGAAAAACTTTCTAAGACACAACCTATAGGACGAATGGCAAAACCAGATGAGGTGGCTGCTTTGGCGTTGTATTTATGCAGTGATGAAGCTTCGTTTATTTCGGGCTGTGATTATCCAATTGATGGTGGATTTATAAAATTGAACAACTAG
- the fucP gene encoding L-fucose:H+ symporter permease, which produces MALAAQSNVQNKAVSATTKSWLFPFILVTSLFFFWGFVHNLDPILIPHLRKAFNLTDLQSSLIDSSVFIAYFAMALPAGYVMRKYGYKSGILIGLVLFGIGSILFVPAANSLQYVYFLGALFVIACGLTFLETAANPYVTILGPAETATKRLNFAQSFNGLAAFIAPTVVGPMILSGKNLTEAEMASMSSTELSTYLASEAASVKMPYLILGLIILAVAILFYFTNMPDVKDENVEGGEKASFRGALQSMKLRWGILAQFFYVGAQVCVGSFFIKMATTTAGIEEASAAKYLGFFGLAFMLGRFAGTFLMQYIQPRKLLIVYTTINILLSILAITGTGMIVVYTLIAIAFFMSIMFPTIFSMGIDGLGHNTKIGSSLIVMAIVGGALLPPVLGLVSDITGNIQYGYTVPLMCFAVILLFAFNGHKTNKA; this is translated from the coding sequence ATGGCATTAGCAGCTCAATCGAATGTGCAAAATAAAGCAGTCTCTGCAACAACCAAAAGCTGGCTGTTCCCATTTATATTGGTAACTAGTTTATTCTTTTTTTGGGGTTTTGTCCATAATTTAGATCCAATTTTAATTCCACATTTAAGAAAAGCTTTTAATTTGACAGATCTGCAATCTTCACTGATCGATTCATCCGTTTTTATAGCCTATTTTGCCATGGCGTTACCTGCGGGATATGTAATGCGAAAGTATGGTTATAAATCAGGAATCTTGATTGGATTGGTTTTGTTTGGTATTGGATCTATTTTATTTGTGCCTGCTGCTAATTCACTGCAATATGTTTACTTTCTGGGCGCTTTGTTTGTCATTGCCTGCGGATTGACTTTTCTGGAAACCGCTGCCAATCCGTATGTAACCATATTAGGACCGGCAGAAACCGCAACCAAAAGACTGAATTTTGCCCAATCTTTCAATGGATTGGCAGCGTTCATTGCTCCAACAGTTGTTGGGCCAATGATATTATCAGGAAAAAATTTAACCGAAGCAGAGATGGCAAGCATGTCGTCAACAGAATTAAGCACTTACTTAGCTTCAGAAGCGGCAAGCGTAAAAATGCCCTACCTCATTTTGGGATTGATTATTTTGGCTGTGGCAATACTCTTTTATTTTACCAATATGCCGGATGTTAAAGATGAAAATGTAGAAGGAGGCGAAAAAGCAAGTTTTAGAGGAGCCTTACAATCGATGAAATTAAGATGGGGGATTTTGGCTCAATTCTTTTATGTGGGAGCGCAAGTTTGCGTTGGAAGTTTTTTTATCAAAATGGCTACCACTACAGCCGGTATTGAAGAGGCTTCCGCAGCTAAATATTTAGGTTTTTTTGGATTGGCATTCATGTTAGGACGTTTTGCCGGAACTTTTTTGATGCAATATATCCAACCAAGAAAATTATTGATTGTATACACAACCATCAATATTTTGTTGTCAATTTTAGCAATAACAGGAACTGGAATGATAGTAGTTTATACCTTAATAGCCATTGCATTTTTTATGAGTATTATGTTTCCAACTATTTTTTCAATGGGAATTGACGGATTGGGACACAACACTAAAATTGGTTCTTCATTGATCGTGATGGCTATTGTGGGTGGTGCCTTATTGCCTCCTGTTTTAGGGCTAGTCTCAGATATTACAGGGAATATTCAATACGGTTATACCGTGCCTTTGATGTGTTTTGCTGTAATATTATTGTTTGCATTCAACGGACATAAAACAAATAAAGCATAA
- a CDS encoding (Fe-S)-binding protein → MKVALFIPCYIDQFYPQVGIATLQLLEKLGCDVSFPLEQSCCGQPMANSGFASLSKGCDINFVKNFSGFDYIVAPSGSCVLHIKEHLKAELHLEEVSRIRNNIYELSEFLTDVLKVKKLNARFPFKVGLHNSCHGQRGLHLSSMTETMLPAFSKPEQLLNMVKDIQLSNPKRNDECCGFGGTFCVFEEAVSVKMGKDRVEEHDANSVDYITGGDTSCLMHLEGILKRQGSKVKIIHIAEILNSSL, encoded by the coding sequence GTGAAAGTAGCCTTATTCATACCCTGTTACATTGATCAGTTTTATCCGCAGGTAGGGATTGCGACTTTACAGCTATTGGAAAAACTGGGTTGTGACGTTTCCTTCCCTTTAGAGCAAAGTTGTTGTGGCCAACCTATGGCCAATAGTGGTTTTGCCAGTTTGAGTAAAGGCTGTGATATTAATTTTGTCAAAAATTTTTCAGGATTTGATTATATTGTGGCTCCATCAGGAAGCTGCGTATTGCATATAAAAGAGCATTTAAAAGCCGAATTACATCTTGAAGAAGTTAGCAGGATTCGAAACAATATTTATGAACTCAGTGAATTTTTGACCGATGTTTTGAAAGTGAAAAAACTTAATGCACGATTTCCTTTCAAAGTAGGCTTGCACAACAGCTGTCACGGCCAGAGAGGTTTGCATCTTTCTTCTATGACAGAAACAATGTTGCCCGCTTTTTCTAAACCGGAACAACTGCTGAATATGGTGAAAGATATTCAATTGAGTAATCCAAAACGCAACGATGAATGCTGTGGTTTTGGAGGGACTTTTTGCGTATTCGAAGAAGCGGTAAGCGTAAAAATGGGTAAAGACAGAGTCGAAGAACACGATGCCAACTCCGTAGATTATATCACCGGCGGAGACACGAGTTGTTTGATGCATTTAGAAGGAATATTGAAGCGACAAGGAAGTAAGGTAAAAATCATTCATATTGCGGAGATATTGAATAGCTCATTATAA
- a CDS encoding alpha-N-acetylglucosaminidase yields MKVRFGFLWFMVSFCANIQSMQAQDFSAVTALTQRVAPWTKGKIVFHSLATSTNDRFELFTQDTKLHVWATSASAAAMGFNYYLNHFCNQSISHGAQNLKPLVILPKVKEKIVIETPFKYRYALNYCTYNYSMSFYQWKDWERELDWMALHGVNLILATNGTEIVWQKTLEQFGFTDKEIKEFIPGPAYTAWWLMGNLEGWGGPVTDGMIKRQSELQKKMLSRMKELGIEPILQGFYGMVPSTLQAKFPSAKIVEQGKWAGGFQRPAMLSPQDSLFAKMAKIYYQNLKKTYGDCNFFGGDPFHEGGSSKGLDVSLSAKNIQNQMQANFINSTWVLQGWGGNPRKELLKDLQKDKVLVIDLFGENQNNWEISNAYNGTPWVWCSVNNFGEKPGLYGKLQRIIEEPHRALQSPQGKYMKGIGIIPEGILNNPLLYDLSLNSAWGKTTDTDSLLLDYAKYRYGKENNAIFDGLLSLKKSVYSSHSEYQEGCTESLFTARPAKNIQSVSSWGTRKLFYDNRILEEGLKSFLKASDIFKNSETFQYDLTDISRQVVANRGQMAYDSLMKAFEQKDTVTYKRYKKEFLDLMQLQEKLMATNKNSLVGTWIKQAKDFGRTANEKQLAEKNARMQITFWGPDNNPKTNLHEYAHKEWSGLIKDLYEPRWKLFFEELDNELAGRPIKAIDFFAMELKWAKQQNVYVTTPKGNYLEVINEIVAFLNI; encoded by the coding sequence ATGAAAGTAAGATTTGGATTTTTATGGTTCATGGTTTCTTTTTGCGCAAATATTCAATCGATGCAGGCACAGGATTTTAGTGCTGTAACTGCATTGACTCAAAGGGTAGCTCCTTGGACAAAAGGAAAAATTGTTTTTCATTCACTTGCCACATCTACTAATGACCGATTTGAATTGTTTACCCAAGATACAAAACTACATGTCTGGGCCACTTCAGCTTCTGCGGCGGCGATGGGATTCAACTATTATCTGAATCATTTTTGCAATCAAAGTATATCTCATGGTGCTCAAAATTTAAAGCCACTTGTGATATTGCCTAAGGTCAAAGAAAAAATTGTAATTGAAACACCATTTAAATACCGTTATGCGTTGAATTATTGTACCTATAATTATTCGATGAGTTTTTACCAATGGAAGGATTGGGAGAGAGAACTGGATTGGATGGCCTTGCATGGAGTAAATTTAATTTTGGCTACAAACGGCACTGAAATTGTTTGGCAAAAAACACTGGAGCAATTTGGTTTTACTGATAAAGAGATAAAAGAATTTATTCCGGGACCAGCTTATACGGCTTGGTGGCTGATGGGAAATCTTGAAGGCTGGGGCGGTCCAGTTACAGATGGGATGATCAAACGACAATCGGAATTGCAAAAAAAGATGCTTTCTCGAATGAAAGAATTGGGTATCGAACCTATTCTTCAGGGATTTTATGGTATGGTACCTTCAACATTGCAAGCTAAGTTTCCGTCGGCAAAAATTGTAGAACAGGGCAAATGGGCGGGTGGTTTTCAACGTCCAGCTATGTTATCTCCACAAGACAGTCTGTTTGCAAAAATGGCCAAAATATATTATCAAAACTTAAAAAAAACTTACGGAGATTGTAATTTTTTTGGAGGTGATCCTTTTCATGAAGGGGGAAGCAGTAAAGGGCTCGATGTATCGCTTTCGGCAAAAAATATTCAGAACCAAATGCAGGCTAATTTCATAAACAGTACATGGGTATTGCAGGGTTGGGGCGGAAATCCTCGAAAAGAATTATTGAAGGATTTACAAAAAGATAAGGTTTTGGTAATTGATCTTTTTGGTGAAAACCAAAACAATTGGGAAATTTCCAATGCGTACAATGGAACACCTTGGGTCTGGTGTAGTGTCAATAATTTTGGCGAAAAGCCGGGTTTGTATGGGAAACTGCAACGCATTATCGAAGAGCCGCATCGTGCATTGCAAAGCCCGCAGGGAAAATACATGAAAGGAATTGGTATCATCCCCGAAGGGATTTTGAATAATCCGTTGTTGTATGATCTCTCGCTGAACAGTGCTTGGGGCAAGACGACAGATACGGATAGTTTGCTGCTTGATTATGCAAAATATCGCTATGGGAAAGAGAATAATGCTATTTTTGATGGATTGCTTTCGTTGAAGAAATCTGTATATAGCTCGCATAGTGAATATCAGGAAGGATGTACCGAATCCTTGTTTACGGCAAGACCAGCTAAAAATATCCAATCGGTTTCAAGCTGGGGGACGAGAAAGTTGTTTTATGATAATCGAATATTGGAAGAAGGATTAAAATCTTTTTTGAAGGCCTCTGATATTTTCAAAAACAGTGAAACTTTCCAATACGATCTTACTGATATCAGTAGACAGGTAGTAGCGAATCGGGGTCAAATGGCTTATGATTCTCTGATGAAAGCTTTTGAACAAAAAGATACAGTTACTTACAAGAGATATAAAAAGGAATTTCTTGATTTGATGCAATTGCAGGAAAAATTGATGGCAACTAATAAAAACTCTTTGGTAGGAACTTGGATCAAACAGGCGAAAGATTTTGGTAGAACCGCTAATGAAAAGCAATTAGCCGAAAAGAATGCAAGGATGCAAATTACTTTTTGGGGACCGGATAACAATCCAAAGACTAACCTGCATGAGTATGCTCATAAGGAATGGTCAGGGTTGATAAAAGACTTATACGAACCGAGATGGAAATTGTTTTTTGAAGAATTAGATAATGAGCTTGCTGGAAGACCTATTAAAGCAATTGATTTTTTTGCAATGGAATTAAAATGGGCCAAGCAACAGAATGTGTATGTCACAACACCAAAGGGAAATTATTTGGAAGTAATAAATGAGATTGTAGCTTTTTTAAATATTTAA
- a CDS encoding lactate utilization protein B, which produces MKTTHSKLAEKFIADEPRTDWHDETLWFVREKRDKAAHGLPEWEQLREWASQIKNHTLSNLSDYLKEFEEKAKANGIIVHWAENGAEHNKIIHGIIQRHKIQKIVKSKSMLTEECHLNEYLQQYNIEVVDTDLGERIVQFRKEPPSHIVLPAIHLKKEDVSATFHEHLGTEKGNNDPQYLTEAARQHLRDKFVQSELAITGVNFAVAETGGFVVCTNEGNADMGAHTAAIHIACMGFEKIIPKAEHLGVFLRLLARSATGQPITTYSSHFQKPRPGQEMHIVIVDNGRSKQLSREDFRNSLKCIRCAACFNTCPVYRRSGGHSYHTAVAGPIGSILNPNLDMKANADLPFASTLCGSCTNVCPVKINIHEQLWKWRQVIAAEGYTDATKKIGMNAMAFLFSKPSLYRFAGKWGRWMMRIFPFVTNNKLNIWYKQREMPESPKESFRDWYLKNGKINRN; this is translated from the coding sequence ATGAAAACAACACATTCAAAATTAGCGGAAAAATTTATCGCAGACGAGCCAAGAACCGATTGGCACGACGAAACTTTGTGGTTTGTACGTGAAAAAAGGGATAAGGCCGCGCATGGTTTGCCGGAATGGGAACAATTAAGAGAATGGGCTTCGCAGATAAAAAACCATACGCTTTCTAATCTTTCGGACTATTTAAAAGAATTTGAGGAAAAGGCAAAAGCCAATGGAATAATTGTCCATTGGGCGGAGAATGGAGCCGAACATAATAAAATTATTCACGGCATTATCCAAAGGCATAAGATTCAAAAAATTGTGAAAAGCAAAAGCATGCTTACCGAAGAATGTCATTTGAATGAATATTTGCAACAGTATAACATAGAAGTAGTCGATACTGATTTAGGGGAACGGATTGTGCAATTCCGAAAAGAACCGCCAAGTCATATTGTATTGCCGGCAATTCACTTAAAAAAAGAAGATGTAAGTGCTACTTTTCACGAGCATCTTGGAACAGAAAAAGGGAACAATGATCCCCAATATTTAACCGAAGCTGCCAGACAGCATTTGCGCGACAAGTTTGTTCAATCGGAGTTAGCGATTACCGGAGTAAACTTTGCAGTGGCCGAAACGGGCGGTTTTGTGGTTTGCACCAATGAAGGAAATGCCGATATGGGCGCGCATACTGCTGCCATACACATAGCTTGCATGGGTTTTGAAAAAATAATTCCAAAAGCTGAACATTTGGGTGTGTTTTTGAGATTATTGGCAAGAAGTGCCACGGGGCAACCGATCACGACTTATTCGAGCCATTTTCAAAAACCAAGACCGGGGCAAGAAATGCATATTGTAATTGTAGATAACGGTCGCAGTAAACAATTGAGTCGTGAAGATTTCAGAAATTCATTAAAGTGCATTCGTTGTGCCGCTTGTTTTAATACTTGTCCAGTTTACCGTCGCAGTGGCGGACACAGTTATCATACTGCGGTGGCGGGGCCTATCGGGTCTATTTTGAATCCAAATTTGGATATGAAAGCCAATGCCGATTTGCCTTTTGCATCTACTTTATGCGGCAGTTGTACCAATGTTTGTCCCGTGAAAATTAACATTCACGAGCAATTGTGGAAATGGAGACAAGTAATTGCGGCCGAAGGTTATACAGATGCAACTAAAAAAATAGGCATGAACGCAATGGCTTTTTTATTTTCAAAGCCAAGCCTGTACCGCTTTGCGGGAAAATGGGGTCGCTGGATGATGCGGATCTTTCCTTTTGTGACCAACAACAAATTGAATATTTGGTACAAACAAAGGGAAATGCCCGAATCGCCAAAAGAATCGTTTAGAGATTGGTATTTGAAAAACGGAAAAATCAACAGAAACTAA
- a CDS encoding LutC/YkgG family protein translates to MSARENILNAIATNQPSLVPLPVIERNAVIDYEDRYAQFKTVLESIGGKVKLIQNLTELKKQFIADKASGNFVINAVADLGELDNQVASMQASDMEKVEKTYIKATLGVAENGAVWVYESQMQNRLLPFICQHLIIVIDKKDIVATMHQAYESIDVAKEGFGAFIAGPSKTADIEQSLVIGAHGARSATVYVVE, encoded by the coding sequence ATGAGTGCAAGAGAAAACATATTGAATGCCATAGCGACGAATCAACCGAGTTTGGTTCCGCTTCCTGTGATTGAACGCAATGCTGTTATTGATTATGAAGATCGTTACGCACAGTTTAAAACAGTGTTGGAAAGTATTGGGGGAAAAGTAAAATTGATTCAGAACTTAACTGAATTAAAAAAGCAATTCATCGCAGATAAAGCGAGCGGTAATTTTGTTATAAATGCCGTAGCGGATTTAGGCGAGCTGGACAATCAAGTGGCTTCAATGCAGGCTTCGGATATGGAAAAAGTTGAAAAAACCTATATCAAAGCAACCCTTGGCGTGGCCGAAAATGGCGCGGTTTGGGTTTATGAAAGTCAGATGCAAAATAGATTGCTGCCTTTTATTTGCCAACATTTGATTATAGTTATTGATAAAAAAGATATAGTAGCAACAATGCATCAGGCTTATGAGAGTATTGATGTGGCAAAAGAAGGTTTCGGCGCATTCATTGCTGGACCTTCAAAAACAGCCGATATTGAACAGTCATTAGTTATCGGGGCGCATGGAGCAAGAAGTGCTACTGTTTATGTTGTAGAATAA